In Phyllopteryx taeniolatus isolate TA_2022b chromosome 6, UOR_Ptae_1.2, whole genome shotgun sequence, one genomic interval encodes:
- the zgc:158766 gene encoding pleckstrin homology domain-containing family G member 4B isoform X2: MLSLGKMHSRAKSRSCDNYLSIKTKVSQLDPEAINYHHTPPSHRQPFTNETWNHERAGLQTLFDAESLDSCIQSTLSALYRPFNATAATVLWQLFSVVERQYRGDGLRCFIDFLLPAKGILQIIQQQTCLRFRELLLYNEGWPLCIHDKVVLQLSPLHKVRLKQGDFYLQIVPLGRKTAKLAIKCLSASGQAIVELPIAESMYGSVFTAEFLQNVTLERNLHPLQNCLLTTGKSVYRTPWKNVVNPLFVSSTAEAIMQAHCSRIGFRGQLSACSTSGSTGTLDSHRSSRESLHSQGADSTFSEHTSPNINHTDTSSDSHSMSRVDITTPIIKISPTEERETEHTGEDTDGRERGPASKMLSFSTDLSNPGPRRRHPRDSVAFESRRLFRKSYMEALQNPMSLGSSTESILEESSEHGGLRERSVTPGSSPDTRTSSREHLSRRLGSRGWLSGDDSRPSTPLHYLQRGLRSAERRAERRSKSLERTNKAGQGKAHRERSSSGGSASISPKKLMNGYVLRFGKLEVEASLPGYEKRTSKEVPGQQEDTGDDRKSRLVEEESNSPKTANGSAIGLGSSSSSSNSSNFSLPKQMSEVNQELLVSGAVILPGSRDRSGRAVLQVCTRAQVWAGENYTVHDLSSLLVYLQSTLRQEKRDEGLTVVIDSRRQQPVPALLSSLSEFQTLVPNALYSVIFLVDKEAAAKPERDIVNVQPETLSSLKALLKHIEQNQLTRDLEGTFHYDHNHWILFRQKIEPFASSCSEAISSLQESIATLSDSGNLKTSEEVSQMMEQQKHLMKCVLDDTHLNRLRLEGGTILARIRKEEACDNESYRDAVDMLSALYNQVDEEVHELVILSNKSQKDLECLLEVRKFEEQTQQVKLWFNVEGEKHLIPLHSLTLSVSNIKDMKESLDQFLKESVHQQRHALQMVKESLPGSVSLEFKQHLVSILNTVEKRKAQLDILGNLYEFYDSVNQWREHCQDYVSHLNTSGEAHSPAVVPILKDYCTEASKFSMDNFSTLNDMVLSLECPQQVQQWNTVWHKCQQTKQQLEDTLARATRASSDSISSELTDVLKPVESQLSVPESSECGLLPEGSTCSSRTATPLTVEDTKAHSDEPFSKSPSGSISSSSRFTFAPDSKLSSSMFDDTDSDCTIDSTISCHSEPIFSAASRVRKSPMKKIMKKTMSYELTPRDGGHSDSSHVHGYTGVYIKGLEVANNVSAEKKIQRPDVMSPVLGRSRSMSTPCRIHNRYSEGDGKKQSSKMQHIVDEMISTEREYVRSLTYVIEHYFPEMERLDLPQDLRGKRSIIFGNVEKLWDFHSQYFLKDLESCAHSPLSISSCFLRHEDQFGMYALYSKNKPRSDSLLSSHGNEFFKNKQLDLEDKMDLASYLLKPIQRMSKYALLLKDLIKECGQSQAQELSDLRTAEEMVKFQLRHGNDLLAMDAIQGCDVNLKEQGQLRCQDEFIVWCGRRKYLRHVFLFEDLILFSKTKKIEGGYDIYIYKQSYKTAEIGMTENVGDSGLRFEIWFRRRKSQDTFILQASSVEVKAVWTSIIGKILWRQALRNRELRMQEMVSMGIGSKPFMDIKPSDAAINDRAIDYIMKGSECRTRASIAVPSYEYSASIKRPHSTISNSSTSSSSSQSSSSLLGSLNLHLYSSPTHPQAHPYPLATVPSFAQWPYDCIEEDELEHDSGSQPSMLTESSETSSQCTSNDSVTGLSTLTLPGPPDGILDSYNHNNNEVSSSSSLCSSMPPSSMEASSIFPKSEDLQAQGNKFITAL, translated from the exons ATGTTGTCACTTGGCAAAATGCACTCCAGAGCCAAGTCGAGAAGTTGTGACAACTACCTGAGTATTAAG ACAAAAGTGTCCCAGCTGGATCCAGAGGCCATTAATTACCACCACACTCCTCCatcacacagacaaccatttaccAACGAGACCTGGAATCATGAAAGGGCGGGACTTCAAACATTGTTC GACGCAGAGTCTTTGGACAGCTGTATCCAGAGCACGTTGTCGGCCCTGTACCGGCCCTTCAACGCCACCGCGGCCACTGTTCTGTGGCAGCTTTTCAGTGTGGTGGAAAGACAGTACCGTGGAGACGGCCTCCGCTGCTTCATTGACTTTTTGCTTCCTGCCAAGGGGATTCTTCAAATCATTCAACAGCAAACTTGT TTAAGGTTCCGAGAACTGCTGCTCTACAATGAAGGGTGGCCTCTCTGCATTCACGACAAAGTGGTGTTGCAGCTGTCCCCCTTGCACAAAGTGAGACTAAAGCAAGGAGACTTCTACCTACAAATTGTACCGTTAGGCCGCAAGACTGCCAAGCTTGCGATAAAATGCTTGTCGGCCAGTGGACAGGCTATTGTGGAGCTCCCCATCGCAGAGAGCATGTATGGCAGCGTCTTCACCGCTGAGTTCCTGCAGAATGTAACACTTGAACGGAACCTGCACCCGCTACAGAACTGCCTGCTTACAACCGGTAAATCTGTGTACAGGACCCCGTGGAAGAACGTGGTCAACCCTCTGTTTGTCAGCAGCACGGCGGAAGCCATCATGCAAGCACATTGCAGCAGGATCGGCTTCCGCGGCCAACTCAGTGCCTGCAGTACCAGCGGATCCACGGGCACCCTGGACAGCCACCGCAGCTCCAGGGAGTCCCTCCATTCTCAGGGAGCGGATTCAACTTTCTCAGAGCACACCTCACCAAACATAAACCACACGGATACCAGCAGTGATAGCCATAGCATGAGTCGAGTAGACATAACAACTCCCATCATTAAGATCAGTCCCACTGAAGAGCGTGAGACAGAGCACACAGGGGAGGACACTGATGGGAGAGAACGAGGACCAGCATCCAAGATGCTCTCTTTTAGTACAGACCTCAGCAATCCAGGCCCTCGTAGACGTCACCCAAGAGACTCTGTGGCTTTTGAGAGCAGAAGACTTTTCAGGAAATCCTACATGGAAGCCCTGCAGAACCCCATGAGCCTTGGGTCCAGCACTGAGTCCATCCTGGAAGAAAGTTCGGAGCATGGTGGTCTAAGAGAGAGATCCGTGACACCAGGCAGCAGCCCGGACACTCGCACTTCTTCTCGAGAACACTTATCCCGGAGGTTGGGGAGTCGAGGCTGGCTCAGTGGTGACGATTCCAGGCCCAGCACTCCTTTGCATTACTTACAGAGGGGTCTGCGGAGTGCAGAGAGACGGGCGGAACGCCGCTCCAAGTCACTGGAGAGGACTAACAAGGCTGGCCAGGGTAAAGCTCACCGGGAAAGGTCTTCTTCTGGGGGCTCAGCCAGCATCTCCCCCAAAAAGCTGATGAATGGATATGTTCTTCGCTTCGGGAAGTTGGAAGTGGAGGCATCTCTTCCTGGTTATGAAAAGAGGACCAGTAAAGAAGTGCCAG GGCAGCAGGAGGACACCGGTGATGACAGGAAGTCTAGACTCGTAGAGGAGGAGTCGAACTCCCCAAAAACAGCCAACGGCTCAGCCATTGGGTTGGGCTCATCATCAAGCTCCTCCAATAGCAGTAATTTCTCGCTCCCCAAACAGATGTCAGAGGTCAATCAGGAGCTGCTTGTATCAGGCGCTGTGATTTTGCCAG GAAGCAGAGATCGCAGTGGGAGGGCGGTGTTGCAGGTGTGCACCAGAGCTCAGGTGTGGGCAGGCGAAAACTACACGGTGCATGACCTCAGCAGTTTATTGGTCTACTTACAATCCACACTGCG GCAAGAAAAGCGTGATGAAGGTCTGACAGTTGTGATAGACAGCAGGAGACAGCAGCCCGTTCCAGCTTTGTTGTCATCGCTGTCTGAATTTCAG ACACTGGTACCAAATGCACTTTACTCAGTTATTTTCCTGGTGGACAAGGAGGCAGCCGCCAAACCTGAAAGAGACATTGTAAACGTACAG CCTGAGACATTGTCATCTTTGAAAGCCCTGCTGAAGCACATTGAACAGAACCAGCTCACACGCGACCTGGAGGGTACCTTCCATTACGACCACAACCACTGGATCCTCTTTAGACAG AAAATTGAACCATTTGCCAGCAGCTGCAGCGAAGCCATCTCTTCCCTCCAGGAGTCTATCGCCACGTTAAGTGACAGTGGCAATCTGAAGACATCTGAG gaaGTGTCTCAGATGATGGAGCAGCAGAAGCATCTCATGAAGTGTGTGCTCGATGACACTCATCTAAATAGGTTACGTCTGGAAGGAGGCACCATCCTCGCGCGCATCAGGAAGGAAGAGGCCTGTGACAATGAGAGCTACAG GGACGCTGTGGATATGTTGAGTGCACTGTACAACCAAGTCGACGAAGAGGTCCATGAGCTTGTCATCCTGTCCAACAAGTCTCAGAAGGACTTGGAATGTCTCCTGGAGGTGCGCAAGTTTGAAGAACAAACACAACAG gtcaAACTGTGGTTCAATGTGGAGGGAGAGAAGCATCTCATTCCTTTACATTCACTCACCTTGTCTGTCAGCAACATAAAAGACATGAAGGAGAGCTTGGACCAATTTCTGAAAGAGTCAGTG CACCAGCAGAGACATGCCCTGCAGATGGTGAAAGAGTCTCTTCCTGGCTCAGTTTCCTTGGAATTCAAGCAACATCTTGTCTCCATCCTGAACACAGTGGAAAAGAGGAAGGCACAATTAGACATCCTTGGAAATCTTTACGAGTTCTATGACTCt GTAAATCAATGGAGGGAGCACTGCCAGGACTACGTCAGTCACCTGAACACTTCAGGTGAAGCACATTCACCTGCCGTTGTTCCGATACTGAAGGATTACTGCACCGAGGCCTCCAAGTTCTCCATGGACAACTTCAGCACACTGAATGACATGGTTCTCTCCCTGGAATGTCCTCAGCAAGTGCAGCAGTGGAACACAGTGTGGCACAAATGTCAGCAGACTAAGCAGCAGCTGGAGGACACTTTGGCCCGAGCCACAAGGGCATCTTCAGACTCCATATCCTCTGAACTTACGGATGTTTTAAAGCCTGTGGAGAGCCAACTTAGTGTACCAGAGAGTAGTGAATGTGGGCTTCTACCTGAAGGTTCTACTTGCTCCAGCAGGACAGCTACGCCGCTAACTGTTGAGGACACCAAGGCGCATTCTGATGAGCCTTTCTCCAAAAGCCCCTCCGGTTcgatctcctcctcctcacgctTCACTTTCGCCCCTGACAGCAAACTGAGCTCATCCATGTTTGATGACACGGACAGCGACTGCACTATCGACTCCACCATCTCATGCCACTCGGAGCCCATCTTCTCTGCAGCTTCCCGAGTCCGCAAGTCACCAATGAAGAAGATCATGAAGAAGACCATGAGCTACGAGCTGACGCCGAGGGACGGCGGCCATTCAGACTCCAGCCACGTGCATGGTTACACGGGGGTGTACATCAAGGGTCTGGAGGTGGCCAATAATGTGTCTGCAGAGAAGAAGATTCAGAGACCCGACGTCATGAGCCCAGTGTTGGGACGCAGTCGCAGCATGTCCACTCCATGCAGGATCCATAACAGATACAGTGAAGGAGATGGCAAGAAACAGAGCAG TAAAATGCAGCACATTGTGGACGAGATGATCTCCACCGAGAGGGAGTACGTTCGCTCTCTTACCTATGTCATTGAGCATTATTTCCCCGAGATGGAGCGTCTGGATCTGCCGCAGGATCTGCGTGGGAAACGCAGCATCATTTTCGGTAACGTGGAGAAGCTGTGGGACTTTCACAGCCAATACTTCCTCAAGGACCTAGAGTCGTGCGCCCACTCGCCGCTGTCCATCAGCAGCTGCTTTCTCCGACAT gaggATCAGTTTGGAATGTATGCCCTGTACAGCAAGAATAAGCCCCGGTCTGATTCCCTGCTCAGCAGCCATGGGAACGAATTCTTTAAG AATAAACAGCTGGATCTGGAGGACAAGATGGATCTCGCATCCTACCTGCTGAAGCCCATCCAGCGGATGAGTAAATATGCCCTGCTGCTGAAGGATCTCATCAAGGAGTGCGGCCAGTCACAAGCGCAAGAGCTGAGTGACCTCCGCACTGCTGAGGAGATGGTCAAGTTTCAGCTCCGCCATGGCAACGACCTGCTGGCTATGGACGCCATTCAGGGCTGTGAT GTGAACCTAAAAGAACAGGGTCAACTGCGCTGCCAGGATGAGTTCATCGTCTGGTGTGGACGAAGGAAGTACCTCCGCCACGTCTTCTTGTTTGAAGATCTCATCCTCTTCAGCAAGACCAAAAAGATAGAGGGAGGATATGACATTTACATCTACAAACAATCCTACAAA acaGCAGAGATAGGTATGACTGAAAATGTCGGCGACAGCGGTCTCCGCTTTGAGATTTGGTTCCGGCGAAGGAAGTCTCAGGACACGTTCATCCTCCAAGCCAGCTCTGTGGAGGTCAAGGCGGTATGGACTTCCATCATAGGGAAGATCTTGTGGAGACAAGCACTACGAAACAGGG AGTTGCGCATGCAGGAGATGGTGTCAATGGGCATTGGAAGCAAGCCTTTCATGGACATTAAGCCCAGTGATGCAGCCATCAATGACAGAGCCATCGACTATATCATGAAGGGGTCAG AATGTAGGACGAGAGCCTCCATCGCCGTGCCCTCGTACGAATACTCGGCTTCCATCAAGAGACCGCACTCAACCATCTCCAACAGCAGCACGTCCTCGTCCAGCAGCCAGTCGTCCTCCTCCCTGCTGGGATCGCTCAACCTCCACTTGTACTCGTCGCCCACGCACCCGCAGGCTCACCCTTACCCGCTGGCCACTGTTCCCTCCTTCGCCCAGTGGCCTTACGACTGCATCGAGGAAGACGAGCTGGAGCACGACTCCGGGAGTCAGCCCTCCATGC TTACGGAGAGTTCCGAAACGTCGTCCCAGTGCACTTCCAATGACAGCGTGACCGGCCTGAGTACCCTCACCTTACCCGGACCCCCGGACGGGATCCTGGACTCgtacaaccacaacaacaacgaggtatcctcctcctcctccctgtgCTCGTCCATGCCGCCTTCTTCCATGGAGGCCTCCTCCATCTTCCCCAAAAGTGAAGACCTCCAAGCGCAGGGCAACAAGTTCATCACAGCA CTGTGA